A window from Vigna angularis cultivar LongXiaoDou No.4 chromosome 7, ASM1680809v1, whole genome shotgun sequence encodes these proteins:
- the LOC108336582 gene encoding uncharacterized protein LOC108336582 — MASFEALYGRKCRTPLCWFQEGENVLTGPELIQQMTEKVKLIQERLKTSLSRQKSYADKRRRPLEFVAGDHVFLRLNLITGVGRPVRPKKLSPKFVGPCQILKKIGPVAYELSLPPQLSNLHPVFHVSQLQKYIANPSHVLELEDVQLRQDRTLEMQPIRVEDSRTKYYKGKDVHLVKMVWDAETGDSSWEVENAMKELYPHLFPGKI; from the coding sequence ATGGCGTCGTTTGAAGCTCTCTACGGTAGAAAATGTcgaacgccactttgttggtttcaagaaggagagaaTGTGTTAACTGGACCCGAACTTATCCAGCAAATGACCGAGAAGGTGAAGCTAATCCAAGAGAGATTGAAGACGTCACTTAGCAGGCAAAAGTCATATGcggataagagaagaagacctTTGGAGTTCGTCGCAGGAGATCATGTGTTTCTTCGACTCAACCTGATCACTGGAGTAGGTAGAcccgttcgtccaaagaagttATCCCCCAAGTTTGTCGGACCTTGTCAAATCTTGAAGAAGATTGGACCAGTAGCGTACGAGTTGTCTTTGCCACCTCAACTGTCAAATCTTCATCCAGTCTTCCACGTTTCCCAACTTCAGAAGTACATAGCGAACCCCTCTCACGTATtggagttggaagacgttcAACTTCGTCAAGATCGAACGCTGGAGATGCAACCAATCCGTGTGGAAGATAGCCGCACCAAGTATTACAAAGGAAAAGACGTTCATTTAGTGAAGATGGTGTGGGACGCAGAGACTGGTGACTCATCGTGGGAAGTGGAGAATGCTATGAAAGAATTGTACCCTCACCTATTTCCGGGTAAGATttag
- the LOC128197666 gene encoding uncharacterized protein LOC128197666, with translation MAPRLPPPPQPNEPDAPNNTRLLETVIDRLQQQNTTLMAQNATLLQQNENALQSLEASRANSEATQRQLMEILAATKGTPGASSSNATHQAEWSLESFLQHHPAKFSGKCLLDKADQWLRDMERIYNAKRCPNENRLAFTKYLLTGEAGHWWASMRAILTDAQNPITWEVFRSKFYEEYFPDSVRFAKEVEFLQLVQGGMSVSEYTNKFKHLVRFNTMATNEEWQCRKFENGLRSDLKVLISSLCIRTFPAMVERAKVLEKNMKEVERQKKQQQVVRGPTVTRNNANLRRSPYVRPARSHNGSQAVVAVGQSGQGNVTCFQCGGPHYRSSCPQLVGRKHCTRCGRNGHLENECNMGGRAVMRPPNAGRNQSRGGGRAQAVGRVYALTGTEAASSGNLIR, from the coding sequence atggcacctagactccctcctccaccaCAGCCAAATGAACCTGATGCGCCCAACAACACTAGGTTGTTGGAAACGGTGATAGATAGGTTACAACAGCAGAACACTACATTGATGGCACAGAACGCTACCCTACTGCAGCAGAATGAGAATGCTTTGCAGAGTTTGGAGGCCTCTCGCGCCAACTCTGAAGCAACACAGAGGCAATTGATGGAGATCCTTGCCGCTACCAAGGGCACACCAGGAGCGTCCTCTTCCAACGCTACCCATCAGGCTGAGTGGAGCTTGGAAAGCTTCCTTCAACATCACCCAGCTAAATTCAGTGGAAAGTGCCTCCTTGACAAGGCAGATCAGTGGTTGCGGGATATGGAGAGAATCTACAACGCCAAGAGATGCCCGAACGAGAACAGGTTGGCGTTCACAAAATATCTACTGACCGGGGAAGCAGGCCACTGGTGGGCGAGCATGAGAGCTATCTTAACGGACGCCCAAAATCCCATCACATGGGAAGTATTCCGGAGcaaattttatgaagaatacTTCCCTGACAGCGTCCGTTTTGCAAAGGAGGTGGAATTCCTTCAGCTGGTACAAGGCGGAATGTCTGTCTCGGAATACACCAACAAGTTCAAGCATCTAGTCCGTTTCAATACGATGGCCACCAATGAGGAGTGGCAGTGTAGGAAGTTTGAGAACGGACTGAGAAGTGATCTGAAGGTCTTGATTTCCAGTTTATGTATCCGAACGTTTCCTGCTATGGTGGAGAGAGCCAAAGTACTGGAGAAGAATATGAAAGAAGTAGAACGGCAGAAGAAACAACAACAGGTGGTTAGGGGGCCGACCGTGACCAGAAATAATGCTAATCTGAGAAGGTCTCCTTACGTTCGTCCAGCTCGGTCTCATAATGGATCGCAAGCAGTGGTTGCCGTCGGACAATCTGGGCAAGGAAACGTGACTTGTTtccagtgtggaggaccacactatCGATCATCATGTCCTCAACTGGTGGGACGAAAACACTGCACTCGTTGCGGAAGGAATGGGCACTTAGAGAATGAGTGCAACATGGGTGGACGTGCTGTGATGAGGCCACCAAATGCTGGGAGGAATCAGTCGAGAGGTGGTGGCAGAGCCCAAGCTGTTGGACGTGTATATGCTCTGACTGGTACGGAGGCAGCAAGCTCAGGTAATCTCATTCGGTGA